In Mongoliitalea daihaiensis, one DNA window encodes the following:
- a CDS encoding TonB-dependent receptor — MRISWCLVLIFFLQQSVFAQRAAIKGLVTDENNDPVVGAAVLLDGTVRGVQTDASGYFQMRDINSGNYTLKISMLGFKDFKVQFELGDREQKEFSVALEEDPLLLDAFEFSVSRGIMGQERLPEVDRFRINAGKKTEVIRVTEINANLAMNNSRQIFARTPGISIWENDGSGIQLGVASRGLNPNRSWEFNVRMNGYDITPDPMGYPEAYFTPPMEVVEQIEIIRGASSLQYGSQFGGLMNFVMRKPDKSTRFTFETLNTVGNDGMFSTFNYLGGTEGKWSYTAYYQKRRGNGWRENGFFDTDHAHVEVNYAASNRLMLGVEMTYMNTESQQPGGLTDEQFERNPQESTRARNWFSTPWFIPALTAEYILSDQTKFSWKAFGTFAERNSIGFMSPIFQEDDMGGRQIDRDFYTTYGSELRMTHDYVLFGKAHTLAAGLRYFNGFIDRRQFGQGDNGTRMNFDLVDGGIYRRELEFTNINHAAFIENVFRFNDRFLATAGLRYERIFSNMEGLFNVVNDAEVLLLPQQTTRNFLLVGVGAEYKVTRSTEFYTNFSEAYRPVLISDLTPPATTDIIDPNLQDSRGFNFDFGYRGAIQNWMKFDVGYFYLNYADRIGTIAQLGPDGRINQFRTNLGTSVSQGFEGYVEFDPVTALSKTSRFGYVHLFASLAFVDARYRDFPVTTVREGAIIEGNLNGNRVENAPRRINRYGVTYRYNKYSVTWQLSDIGDAFADASNTVTPNAAATVGLIPAYRVQDISGSANLGKRYILRAGINNLLNEMYFTRRAGGYPGPGIMPADGRTFFITFGLKL; from the coding sequence TGATCCAGTGGTGGGGGCTGCAGTATTGCTGGACGGAACGGTAAGGGGTGTTCAGACGGATGCGTCTGGGTACTTTCAGATGCGTGACATTAACTCAGGGAACTATACCTTAAAAATCAGCATGCTAGGCTTTAAGGATTTTAAAGTACAATTTGAATTAGGGGATCGAGAGCAAAAAGAATTTTCAGTAGCACTCGAAGAGGATCCCTTATTGTTGGATGCTTTTGAGTTTTCAGTAAGCAGGGGGATTATGGGACAGGAGCGATTGCCAGAAGTGGATCGTTTCCGCATCAATGCTGGTAAAAAAACGGAGGTTATCCGAGTTACTGAAATCAATGCCAATTTGGCTATGAACAATAGCCGTCAGATTTTTGCTCGAACACCTGGGATATCCATTTGGGAAAACGACGGTTCGGGAATACAATTGGGAGTTGCCTCGAGAGGGCTGAACCCCAATCGATCTTGGGAATTTAACGTTCGTATGAATGGATACGATATTACTCCAGATCCGATGGGCTATCCAGAGGCCTATTTTACACCTCCAATGGAAGTAGTAGAACAAATTGAAATTATCCGTGGAGCTTCTTCTTTACAGTATGGCTCTCAGTTTGGAGGCTTGATGAATTTTGTCATGAGAAAACCTGATAAGTCTACTCGCTTTACTTTTGAAACACTCAATACGGTAGGTAATGACGGGATGTTTAGTACATTCAATTACTTAGGAGGAACTGAAGGGAAGTGGAGTTATACGGCCTATTACCAAAAAAGGAGGGGGAATGGCTGGAGAGAAAATGGATTCTTTGATACTGATCATGCCCATGTAGAAGTTAATTATGCTGCAAGTAATCGGTTGATGCTAGGGGTGGAAATGACTTATATGAATACTGAAAGTCAGCAGCCTGGTGGGTTGACAGATGAGCAATTTGAAAGAAACCCTCAGGAAAGTACCCGTGCAAGAAACTGGTTTAGCACACCTTGGTTTATTCCGGCTTTAACAGCCGAATACATTCTAAGTGATCAAACGAAGTTTAGCTGGAAGGCTTTTGGGACATTTGCAGAGAGAAACTCTATCGGCTTTATGAGTCCCATCTTTCAAGAAGATGATATGGGTGGTCGTCAAATTGATCGTGATTTTTATACTACCTACGGATCCGAATTACGCATGACTCATGATTATGTCCTATTTGGGAAAGCCCATACCTTGGCTGCTGGTCTCCGTTATTTTAATGGATTTATTGATAGAAGGCAGTTTGGTCAAGGGGATAACGGTACTCGTATGAACTTTGACTTGGTCGATGGGGGTATTTATCGACGGGAATTAGAGTTTACCAACATCAATCATGCTGCATTTATTGAGAACGTATTTCGTTTCAACGATCGATTTTTGGCAACTGCCGGCTTGCGTTACGAGCGAATATTTTCCAATATGGAGGGTTTATTCAACGTGGTTAATGACGCAGAGGTACTGCTTTTACCGCAGCAGACTACAAGAAACTTTCTGTTAGTTGGTGTTGGAGCTGAATATAAAGTGACAAGAAGTACGGAATTCTACACTAATTTCTCTGAAGCCTATAGACCTGTTTTGATTTCTGACTTAACTCCACCTGCCACGACAGACATCATCGATCCTAATTTGCAGGATTCTCGAGGTTTTAATTTTGATTTTGGCTACCGTGGAGCTATTCAAAATTGGATGAAGTTTGACGTCGGCTACTTCTATTTGAATTATGCAGATAGAATTGGGACCATTGCACAGCTGGGCCCTGATGGAAGAATCAATCAATTCCGTACCAATTTAGGAACTTCTGTGAGTCAGGGTTTTGAAGGCTATGTAGAATTTGATCCTGTGACCGCTTTGTCAAAAACATCTCGCTTTGGTTACGTACATCTGTTTGCCTCCCTCGCCTTCGTTGATGCAAGGTATCGGGATTTCCCGGTAACCACGGTACGAGAGGGAGCCATTATCGAGGGTAATCTGAATGGAAACAGGGTAGAAAATGCGCCGAGAAGAATCAATCGCTATGGAGTTACTTATCGCTATAATAAATACTCTGTGACATGGCAATTAAGTGATATCGGTGATGCATTTGCAGATGCTTCCAACACAGTAACACCGAATGCTGCTGCTACTGTTGGCTTGATTCCTGCTTATCGGGTGCAGGATATTTCCGGATCGGCTAATCTTGGAAAAAGATATATTTTGAGAGCTGGAATCAACAATCTTTTGAATGAGATGTATTTTACCAGAAGAGCCGGAGGGTATCCAGGGCCAGGTATTATGCCTGCTGATGGTAGAACATTCTTTATAACTTTTGGTCTTAAGCTTTGA